One stretch of Gemmatimonadota bacterium DNA includes these proteins:
- a CDS encoding GNAT family N-acetyltransferase, with translation MEELSIRKADAVDSDFVFAVKKAAFREYVEQVEGWDDTHQRGLHNKRFDTQDFRIIQFQGNDIGFFSTSCTSDSLKVYQLFIHPEYQGRGIGSACLTRILADADVSGKAVNLQVLKINIRGIAFYQRLGFSIVDEDSTHVQMKKLPAPTDPVLQ, from the coding sequence ATGGAAGAGTTGAGCATTCGCAAGGCAGATGCAGTTGACAGTGACTTTGTCTTTGCCGTAAAGAAGGCCGCATTCCGCGAATATGTAGAGCAGGTCGAGGGTTGGGACGATACACATCAGAGGGGATTACACAATAAGCGATTTGATACCCAGGATTTTCGCATTATCCAATTTCAGGGAAACGATATTGGCTTCTTCTCCACATCCTGTACTTCTGATTCTCTCAAGGTCTATCAGCTCTTTATCCATCCAGAGTATCAGGGTAGAGGGATTGGGTCAGCGTGCCTGACACGCATTCTCGCTGATGCCGATGTTTCGGGGAAAGCTGTGAATCTGCAAGTATTAAAGATCAACATCCGCGGCATCGCCTTCTACCAGAGACTGGGATTTTCAATCGTCGATGAAGATTCTACACATGTTCAGATGAAAAAACTGCCAGCACCTACAGACCCGGTGCTTCAATAA
- a CDS encoding transcriptional regulator/antitoxin, MazE, translated as MVTKVQKWGNSQGLRFSKAILEEAHINIGDQVNISVKKGQIIVEPVTKVRGKYDLRELVSKMPQNYQVEELDWGKPIGKEVW; from the coding sequence ATGGTGACTAAAGTTCAAAAATGGGGCAATAGTCAGGGACTCCGATTTTCTAAAGCTATTCTGGAGGAAGCCCATATCAATATTGGGGATCAAGTCAATATCTCTGTTAAAAAGGGACAAATCATTGTTGAACCTGTGACGAAAGTGCGGGGAAAATACGATTTGCGTGAACTGGTTTCCAAAATGCCCCAAAATTATCAAGTCGAAGAGTTGGATTGGGGAAAGCCTATAGGGAAAGAAGTGTGGTAA
- a CDS encoding VOC family protein, protein MSIHRITAMVPITDLDQAITFYSQGLGLQVIQRKDEWGHALLEGEHGCQVMIDRSIRTESNASTVVYYYTSDIETLRDRVIAAGFEPDPTRVTFYGMTEFRVRDPDGNQVWIGAREAPDISLNSGDRI, encoded by the coding sequence GTGAGCATACATCGCATCACCGCAATGGTTCCAATAACCGATTTGGATCAAGCCATAACCTTCTACTCGCAAGGCCTGGGTCTCCAGGTCATCCAGCGTAAAGACGAGTGGGGCCATGCCCTGCTGGAAGGTGAACACGGTTGCCAGGTGATGATAGACCGTTCGATTCGCACGGAATCGAACGCCTCAACCGTCGTTTACTACTATACGTCCGATATTGAAACATTAAGAGACCGCGTGATCGCCGCTGGTTTCGAACCCGATCCTACCCGCGTAACCTTCTATGGAATGACAGAATTTCGAGTTCGCGATCCCGATGGCAATCAGGTCTGGATCGGCGCGCGTGAGGCTCCCGATATCTCTTTAAACTCAGGAGATCGTATATGA
- a CDS encoding GNAT family N-acetyltransferase: protein MTITIRKANKADVAAVLSMQEDLTSEGAIWGYGPDSEEVWNDRDLDWLFLAIDGCEPVGFIYCEERPYRGECVFPEDSRILEIIELYVRPQSRHSGIGQQLVKTVQSKAKAAGFSHMRLYSAAKRFDDILAFYRDCGFAPWYLEMVKPIGTE from the coding sequence ATGACTATTACAATCCGTAAGGCAAACAAGGCGGATGTAGCCGCCGTCCTTTCAATGCAGGAAGACCTGACCTCCGAAGGCGCAATATGGGGCTATGGACCCGATTCGGAGGAAGTGTGGAACGACCGTGACCTGGATTGGCTCTTTTTGGCGATAGATGGCTGTGAGCCTGTTGGGTTCATCTACTGTGAGGAACGACCATATCGAGGCGAATGTGTATTCCCCGAAGATAGTCGTATTCTCGAAATCATTGAACTGTATGTGCGTCCACAATCCCGCCACAGTGGAATAGGCCAGCAACTGGTCAAAACTGTCCAATCAAAAGCAAAAGCCGCTGGATTCAGTCACATGCGGCTCTACTCGGCAGCGAAGCGTTTCGATGACATCCTGGCATTCTATCGAGACTGTGGATTTGCTCCCTGGTATCTTGAAATGGTAAAACCGATTGGGACTGAATAA
- a CDS encoding FAD-dependent oxidoreductase: MEHMKENVDVLVIGGGTAGTIAAVQAGRTGLRTALIESGSQLGGVTTTGGVSFPGLFHAWGKQIIAGIGWELVTKAVALDSRKLPDFSVPPERHWMHQIRINGPVYAALVEEACTQAGVKLHFYEIPARVSETDTGWTVETTGKNMRRTIWAKQLIDCTGGANIVGQIGFPRLREQETQPGTLIFELGGYNVESLDEEVIQAHFSAAIKDGRLQHGDVMNPQVRFISYLRKGGNAQHVFGADASTSDRHTKTNIAGRQALLRILRFVRSLPGCENACVLKAQAETAVRETYRIVGDVQITHEDYTSGRLFDDAVSYSFYPIDLHDRDGIKPRPLSKGIVPTVPLRALIPKESRNLLVAGRSVSSDRLANSALRVQASSMAMGQAVGAAAALSVRLETTPREVPISDLRELLLSHGAVVPGLDK, from the coding sequence ATGGAGCACATGAAAGAAAATGTAGATGTTCTGGTCATTGGCGGTGGTACAGCGGGCACCATTGCTGCGGTACAAGCTGGGCGCACGGGACTTCGCACAGCCCTGATTGAATCCGGCAGCCAACTCGGTGGTGTAACCACAACGGGTGGGGTTTCGTTTCCGGGCCTTTTTCACGCCTGGGGAAAACAGATTATTGCGGGTATTGGGTGGGAACTCGTTACAAAAGCTGTGGCACTTGACAGTAGAAAATTGCCAGATTTTTCAGTACCTCCCGAGCGCCATTGGATGCACCAAATTCGCATCAACGGTCCAGTATATGCCGCACTCGTCGAAGAAGCCTGTACGCAAGCAGGGGTGAAATTACATTTCTACGAAATACCGGCTCGGGTTTCAGAAACGGACACGGGCTGGACAGTAGAAACCACAGGCAAAAACATGCGCCGCACTATATGGGCCAAACAGTTAATTGATTGTACTGGTGGCGCAAATATTGTCGGGCAGATCGGTTTTCCGCGTTTGCGCGAACAAGAAACCCAACCCGGCACGTTGATTTTTGAACTCGGGGGTTATAATGTCGAATCACTGGATGAGGAGGTCATTCAGGCGCATTTTTCTGCTGCCATTAAAGATGGCCGTTTGCAGCACGGCGATGTAATGAATCCACAGGTGCGATTTATCAGTTATCTTCGAAAAGGCGGAAATGCCCAGCATGTATTTGGTGCTGATGCATCAACCTCTGACAGGCATACAAAAACCAACATAGCAGGGCGACAGGCGCTATTGCGGATTCTGCGTTTTGTGCGTTCTCTACCAGGGTGCGAAAACGCATGTGTTTTGAAAGCTCAGGCAGAAACAGCCGTGCGTGAGACCTATCGCATTGTTGGCGATGTGCAAATAACCCATGAAGATTACACGAGCGGACGGCTTTTTGATGACGCCGTATCCTATTCTTTTTACCCCATCGATCTCCACGACCGCGATGGCATCAAACCCAGACCGCTATCCAAAGGAATCGTTCCCACCGTCCCTCTTCGCGCGCTTATCCCCAAAGAGAGTCGCAATTTGCTGGTCGCTGGTCGCAGCGTGAGCAGTGACCGGTTGGCGAATTCCGCTTTACGAGTACAGGCGTCATCTATGGCCATGGGACAGGCTGTGGGTGCTGCCGCTGCATTATCTGTGCGTCTGGAAACCACACCTCGAGAAGTCCCTATTTCCGATCTGCGCGAATTGCTTTTGTCACATGGCGCAGTTGTACCTGGTTTAGATAAATAG
- a CDS encoding phytanoyl-CoA dioxygenase family protein, protein MKNPSTPSQINANRMTLDEIQHWEHNGYFVRENVFSHEENDDLRQVAEDIVAGKRKMPMAHIDRNALVRDGKHKQSGIYAMHKIHHPSCYIPEFLARVRDPRLTDPLLDILGPDILGINNLFIWKAPKIGLGFPWHQDKFYFGRRFRTATTVGTWTAIDPADRENGCLYVIPGSHKQAISEHDDIEGSQQNEFKLARNARDEDGIPVEAPPGAVIWFHSHLLHKSTNNHSQRFRRSYVSHYLSAQAEWMNPENAGKGQPIMWVRGQTHPGKVQEVTRDVIPAE, encoded by the coding sequence ATGAAAAACCCATCAACACCATCCCAAATAAATGCCAATCGAATGACACTTGACGAAATTCAGCACTGGGAACACAATGGATATTTTGTGCGCGAAAACGTCTTTTCACATGAAGAAAACGACGACCTGCGACAGGTCGCCGAAGATATTGTCGCGGGAAAACGAAAAATGCCAATGGCTCATATCGACCGCAATGCCCTCGTCCGGGACGGCAAACACAAGCAATCGGGTATCTACGCTATGCACAAAATCCACCACCCCAGTTGCTACATCCCGGAATTCCTCGCCCGCGTGCGCGACCCACGCCTGACAGACCCACTCCTCGACATACTCGGCCCAGACATTCTGGGCATCAACAACCTCTTCATCTGGAAAGCCCCAAAAATCGGATTGGGATTCCCCTGGCATCAGGACAAATTTTACTTTGGCAGGCGGTTCAGAACAGCAACGACCGTCGGCACCTGGACGGCAATTGACCCCGCCGATCGCGAAAACGGCTGCCTCTACGTAATCCCCGGCAGTCACAAACAGGCAATCTCTGAACACGACGATATCGAAGGATCACAGCAAAACGAATTCAAACTCGCGCGCAATGCTCGCGATGAGGATGGCATTCCTGTGGAAGCGCCCCCTGGAGCGGTCATCTGGTTCCACTCCCACCTGCTGCACAAAAGCACAAATAACCACAGCCAGCGATTTAGACGCAGCTATGTATCGCACTACTTAAGTGCGCAAGCAGAATGGATGAATCCGGAAAACGCTGGCAAAGGCCAGCCCATCATGTGGGTAAGAGGACAAACCCACCCCGGTAAAGTTCAGGAAGTCACGCGAGACGTTATACCCGCCGAGTAA
- a CDS encoding amino acid transporter, protein MEETAHVWDPLSPMEAQELFSGLSVPWWISGGWAIDLFIGHQTRPHGDLDVLILRDDQLIFQEHLSNWDLSDRRSPEFTTWSKDEFLDPPINDIWGRRTPESPWAIQLMLMETDGDSWVFRREPKITGPISSLGRITKSGIPYLSPQIQLLYKANNLQIDRNNADFKNTLPHLNYEEATWLRRCLERCYPGHEWISKLSQRMKDLNQI, encoded by the coding sequence TTGGAAGAAACCGCTCATGTTTGGGATCCGCTCTCCCCCATGGAAGCACAGGAGCTATTCTCTGGGCTATCCGTACCGTGGTGGATTTCTGGAGGTTGGGCCATTGATCTCTTTATCGGTCATCAGACACGCCCTCATGGGGACCTGGACGTTCTGATCCTTAGAGACGATCAACTCATATTCCAGGAACACCTTTCTAATTGGGATCTAAGCGACAGGAGATCGCCAGAGTTTACGACATGGTCCAAAGACGAATTCCTGGATCCACCCATTAATGACATTTGGGGACGCCGCACGCCGGAATCCCCCTGGGCGATCCAATTGATGCTTATGGAAACAGACGGGGATTCGTGGGTTTTCCGGCGTGAACCGAAGATCACCGGACCAATTTCCTCCCTCGGGCGGATAACCAAATCCGGAATACCTTACCTCTCTCCGCAGATTCAGCTTCTCTATAAAGCGAACAACCTACAGATTGATCGGAATAACGCCGACTTCAAGAATACTCTGCCGCACCTCAATTACGAAGAAGCTACGTGGCTAAGACGATGTTTGGAGCGATGCTATCCTGGACACGAGTGGATATCAAAGCTGAGTCAAAGAATGAAAGACCTGAATCAAATCTAA
- the aac(3) gene encoding aminoglycoside 3-N-acetyltransferase, with amino-acid sequence MAKIDLPIITRSRLVSDLSKLGLAPGDTLMLHASVKAVGWIVGGPDMVIQAILDVIGPSGTLMMYIKCEEPLNEIEDWPEDWQKAYLAECPPFDPKRTRAFRKWSILTEHLRTWPGAYCSNHPEARMAAVGAKAEWITSDHPLQFGYGAGSPLAKLCKVRGRILLLGPLFDSLTILHYAEHIADVPNKKTERYRWPILRDGKCEWIEFEQFDTSGGILDWPPNGDYFLSIVEEYMTRASYATGRVGAADSYLFDAKDLTDFAVTWLEERFG; translated from the coding sequence ATGGCGAAAATAGATTTGCCGATAATTACACGAAGCAGACTGGTATCTGACTTATCAAAACTGGGACTTGCCCCAGGCGATACCCTGATGCTGCACGCTTCTGTCAAGGCAGTCGGCTGGATCGTTGGCGGACCTGATATGGTGATCCAGGCAATTTTGGACGTGATTGGACCTTCGGGCACCTTGATGATGTACATAAAATGCGAGGAGCCTCTGAACGAAATTGAAGATTGGCCAGAGGACTGGCAAAAAGCGTACCTGGCAGAATGCCCACCGTTTGATCCTAAACGGACACGCGCCTTCCGCAAGTGGAGCATCCTCACCGAGCACCTCCGAACATGGCCCGGCGCGTATTGCAGCAACCATCCCGAAGCAAGAATGGCGGCAGTTGGCGCAAAAGCGGAGTGGATCACATCGGATCATCCCCTCCAATTTGGTTATGGTGCAGGCTCCCCTCTCGCAAAATTGTGCAAAGTCAGGGGGCGAATACTACTGCTTGGACCACTCTTTGATAGCCTGACGATTCTACATTACGCAGAGCATATTGCTGACGTGCCCAACAAGAAAACTGAGCGCTATCGGTGGCCCATCTTGCGTGATGGCAAGTGCGAATGGATAGAATTTGAGCAATTTGACACTTCTGGTGGCATTCTCGATTGGCCCCCCAATGGCGACTATTTTCTTTCCATTGTAGAGGAATATATGACCCGGGCAAGCTATGCAACGGGACGAGTTGGAGCCGCAGACTCTTATTTGTTCGACGCTAAGGATCTGACCGATTTTGCCGTTACATGGTTAGAGGAGCGGTTTGGTTAG
- a CDS encoding helix-turn-helix domain-containing protein — MSTWCELTFPTTALKETVIVIEDDRANILVDPLRWLILEILGDGKSVAEISQTLEITDARVLYHLKKLAETGVVHLNKDENDLNEWHCSPAADKIRVREDLLENNQVAEAMPTNVVNQFNQAFREAAEGLYGSTFQTSVNHNRARLSEEQASEFGRRLLALIEEYFPPGKGDRSGIKYGFYGILTPIDLHPLGDTETEE; from the coding sequence ATGAGTACATGGTGCGAATTGACATTTCCGACCACCGCCTTAAAGGAGACAGTAATCGTTATTGAGGATGACCGTGCGAACATACTTGTCGATCCACTGCGTTGGCTCATCCTCGAAATCCTTGGAGACGGAAAGTCGGTTGCAGAAATTTCGCAGACATTGGAAATTACCGATGCCCGGGTGCTGTATCACTTGAAAAAGCTGGCAGAAACAGGTGTCGTACATTTAAATAAAGATGAAAATGACCTCAATGAATGGCATTGTTCACCAGCAGCGGACAAGATTCGCGTTCGAGAGGACCTCCTGGAGAACAATCAGGTTGCAGAGGCCATGCCAACCAATGTTGTCAACCAGTTCAATCAAGCATTTCGCGAAGCTGCCGAGGGCCTGTACGGTTCGACATTCCAGACATCCGTCAATCACAACCGCGCGCGGCTATCTGAAGAACAGGCATCAGAATTTGGTCGTCGATTATTGGCACTTATAGAAGAATACTTTCCGCCCGGAAAAGGAGACCGCTCAGGTATCAAATACGGATTTTACGGAATTCTCACACCGATTGATCTTCATCCTCTTGGCGACACTGAAACTGAGGAGTAA
- a CDS encoding type II toxin-antitoxin system PemK/MazF family toxin, protein MPEYIPQKGDFVILTFDPQAGHEQRGRRPALVISNTLFNRHTGLAMVCPITNTFRDIPLHVAIPKGQAISGYIMVEQIKSIDYNSRKIKRVSKAPQSVLNEVLSILDACIYDPT, encoded by the coding sequence ATGCCAGAATATATTCCCCAAAAAGGTGATTTCGTCATTTTGACTTTTGATCCACAGGCCGGACATGAGCAAAGAGGCCGTCGTCCCGCTTTGGTAATCAGTAATACACTGTTTAACAGGCATACAGGACTTGCTATGGTGTGCCCAATCACCAACACCTTTAGAGATATTCCCCTTCATGTTGCGATCCCCAAAGGACAGGCCATTAGTGGGTATATCATGGTAGAGCAGATTAAATCAATTGATTACAACAGTCGGAAGATAAAGCGTGTATCTAAAGCACCTCAGTCTGTGCTTAATGAGGTGTTGAGTATTCTGGATGCCTGCATATATGATCCTACTTGA